The Chitinophagales bacterium genome has a segment encoding these proteins:
- a CDS encoding PIN domain-containing protein, whose protein sequence is MTKLLIDTNIVIDLLAKREHYQEAAELFSLADKGLVQLVVSSLTIANTHYIISKLKSQKEAKNILAKFNVLVDILNLDQKVIALALSSTIIDDFEDGLQYYTAIENQIDIIITRNKKDFKKAKLPILTAKEYLSKTI, encoded by the coding sequence ATGACAAAATTATTAATTGACACTAATATTGTTATTGATTTATTAGCTAAACGAGAACATTATCAAGAAGCAGCAGAATTATTTTCACTTGCAGACAAAGGATTAGTTCAATTAGTAGTTTCTTCATTAACTATTGCCAATACTCATTATATTATATCTAAATTAAAATCTCAAAAAGAAGCCAAAAATATTTTAGCCAAATTTAATGTATTAGTTGATATTTTAAATTTAGACCAAAAAGTTATTGCATTAGCTTTAAGTAGTACGATTATTGATGATTTTGAAGATGGTCTGCAATACTATACAGCTATTGAAAATCAGATTGATATTATTATTACAAGAAACAAAAAAGACTTTAAAAAAGCCAAACTACCTATATTAACGGCAAAAGAATATTTATCTAAGACAATATAA
- a CDS encoding isoprenylcysteine carboxylmethyltransferase family protein yields MNIIFIIIYILWFASEFALSRLLRSKNQDTENTDKYTLQLIWAGIITGNSIAGYISTAYYLPTSMNENIRYIGLLIIIIGCIIRFYAIYSLGVQFTVDVNIRNQHELNNKGIYKYFRHPSYTASLLSFIGFGISLNNWLSLIIITIIIIIVFQIRIKVEEKALIGKFGNDYINYKKETFGLIPFIL; encoded by the coding sequence ATGAATATAATTTTCATAATAATATATATACTTTGGTTTGCATCAGAATTTGCATTAAGCAGATTACTTCGTTCTAAAAATCAAGATACAGAAAATACAGATAAATATACTTTGCAACTTATTTGGGCAGGAATAATCACAGGCAATTCTATAGCAGGTTATATTAGCACTGCATATTATCTACCAACTTCAATGAATGAAAACATAAGATACATTGGATTATTAATTATAATTATTGGTTGTATTATTAGATTCTATGCTATCTATTCTCTAGGTGTACAATTTACAGTCGATGTAAATATTCGCAATCAACATGAACTTAATAACAAAGGAATTTATAAATATTTTAGGCATCCATCTTATACTGCATCTCTTTTATCTTTTATTGGATTTGGAATTTCATTAAATAACTGGTTATCTTTAATTATAATAACTATTATAATTATTATTGTTTTTCAAATAAGGATTAAAGTAGAAGAAAAAGCATTGATTGGTAAATTTGGCAACGATTATATCAACTATAAAAAAGAAACATTTGGTTTAATTCCTTTTATTTTATAA
- a CDS encoding T9SS type A sorting domain-containing protein, protein MKNIFTLLFLLLVGNIHAQQYGQFQFENRVRNYIVYLPKNFSPNENLPLVINMHGFTQNGGFQMNYTKYNALADTARCIVVYPNGIDARWNSGTFFFIESDVNDVGFLSELIDRMHLLYNINLEKVYATGYSAGGFMSYKLACDATNRFAAIAPLVASMIYDNIETCVPARAFPLIACNGSADPITPYNGIPLNFPGIDSIKSFWQITNNCNNNVIIDTLPNTNTTDGSRAVRYTYTDCNDNVTTSFYKMISGGHTWAGADNVFLGILGKTNQDISWTKESWNFFQQNKIPSSVQCSQPIIVDVEKNINNYTINWTLIENVDNYRIAIIDSSDNITFLESTSNSVDITLDTNNSYKFAVASICSSGFVNWSTIYDEQAVVSSIKNKTTLPFSIYPNPTQQFIQLDIPTNKLLNYTIYNSVGNLVMSANYNAVPINIQKLSNGYYIVNVYDGTTNYVSRFTKF, encoded by the coding sequence ATGAAAAATATATTTACACTATTATTCTTATTACTTGTTGGCAATATTCATGCTCAACAATACGGACAGTTTCAATTTGAAAACAGAGTTAGAAACTATATTGTCTATCTTCCTAAAAACTTCTCTCCTAATGAAAATCTACCACTAGTAATTAATATGCATGGTTTCACTCAAAATGGTGGTTTTCAGATGAATTATACCAAATACAATGCATTAGCAGATACAGCAAGGTGTATTGTGGTGTATCCAAACGGAATTGATGCGAGATGGAATTCTGGTACTTTTTTCTTTATTGAATCTGATGTAAATGATGTTGGATTTTTAAGCGAACTCATCGACCGAATGCACTTGCTATACAATATCAATCTAGAAAAAGTATATGCTACTGGATATTCTGCTGGTGGTTTTATGAGTTACAAACTAGCTTGCGATGCTACGAATCGTTTTGCGGCTATTGCACCATTAGTAGCTTCAATGATATATGATAATATTGAAACCTGTGTTCCTGCAAGAGCTTTTCCTTTAATTGCTTGTAATGGTTCAGCAGATCCAATTACACCATACAATGGCATACCTTTAAATTTTCCAGGAATTGATAGCATCAAATCATTTTGGCAAATAACCAATAATTGTAATAATAATGTAATTATCGACACATTACCCAATACCAATACTACTGATGGAAGTAGAGCAGTACGATATACTTATACTGACTGTAATGATAATGTAACTACTTCGTTTTATAAAATGATTAGTGGTGGACATACTTGGGCTGGTGCAGATAATGTGTTCTTGGGTATTTTAGGAAAAACCAATCAAGATATTAGTTGGACAAAAGAGAGTTGGAATTTCTTTCAACAAAATAAAATTCCTAGTAGCGTACAATGTAGTCAACCTATTATTGTTGATGTAGAAAAAAATATAAATAATTATACTATCAATTGGACATTAATTGAAAATGTAGATAACTATAGAATTGCTATAATAGACTCATCAGATAATATAACATTTTTAGAAAGCACTAGCAATAGTGTAGATATTACTTTAGATACCAATAATTCATATAAATTTGCAGTAGCAAGTATTTGTAGTAGTGGATTTGTTAATTGGTCAACTATTTATGATGAACAAGCAGTGGTATCCTCTATTAAAAATAAAACGACACTTCCATTTAGTATATATCCAAATCCAACTCAGCAATTTATACAATTAGATATTCCTACAAATAAATTATTAAATTATACTATATATAATAGTGTAGGTAATTTAGTTATGTCTGCTAATTACAATGCTGTACCAATAAATATTCAAAAGTTGAGTAATGGTTATTATATCGTCAATGTTTACGATGGTACAACAAACTATGTTAGTCGTTTTACTAAATTTTAA
- a CDS encoding cytochrome P450, translated as MITESKSIPQIKLNIFNFLNEFTGNNRINFLAEQEAKYGNIFAINIPRRQIIITTNPDNVKHIVVDNNKNYTKSFAYDAIRVFLGNGLLTSEGEFWKKQRRLAQPAFHKQKLNLMFQNMLQQTQKSVNILEQYADSNQSINLTKILYDLTLNIVNNTLFYNEIESTTDMIYHYVSQGNEFISDRIDNPLRLPDWLPTPVNLREKRALKSMNALFYDIINRRRTQKAQHEDLLSMYMDAIDEETGEGMSNQQLKDEILTIFVAGHETTQVALAWIFYLLSQNPDKAKILQEEIDKADIINNPMEIMHLSYLKMVIQEAMRIYPPAWIFGRKTIEEDELSGFEIGKKVNVVMPIILIHRNKNHWNNPMQFIPERFEDGKSKERHKYTYMPFGGGPRLCIGNNFALQEMQIVLALFLKYFRFDIDKTFQPEMEPMVTLRMKNALYAKVYKR; from the coding sequence ATGATTACAGAATCAAAAAGTATACCACAAATTAAATTAAACATCTTTAATTTCTTAAATGAGTTTACTGGTAACAATAGAATTAATTTTTTAGCAGAGCAAGAGGCAAAGTATGGCAATATTTTTGCTATTAATATTCCAAGAAGACAAATTATTATTACTACCAATCCTGATAATGTAAAACATATAGTTGTAGACAATAATAAAAATTATACTAAAAGTTTTGCTTATGATGCTATTCGTGTTTTTTTAGGAAATGGATTGTTAACTAGTGAAGGTGAGTTTTGGAAAAAACAAAGGCGATTGGCACAACCTGCTTTTCATAAACAGAAACTCAATTTGATGTTTCAGAATATGTTACAGCAAACACAAAAGTCGGTGAATATTTTAGAGCAGTATGCTGATTCAAATCAATCAATAAATTTGACTAAAATATTGTATGATTTAACATTAAATATTGTAAACAATACTTTGTTTTATAATGAGATAGAAAGCACTACAGATATGATTTATCATTATGTATCTCAAGGTAATGAGTTTATATCGGATAGAATTGATAATCCACTGCGATTGCCTGATTGGTTGCCAACGCCTGTTAATCTTAGAGAAAAAAGAGCATTGAAATCGATGAATGCACTTTTTTATGACATCATTAATAGAAGAAGAACGCAAAAAGCACAACACGAAGATTTATTGTCGATGTACATGGACGCTATTGATGAAGAAACTGGCGAAGGCATGAGCAATCAGCAATTAAAAGATGAAATTTTAACCATATTTGTAGCAGGTCATGAAACAACACAAGTAGCTTTAGCTTGGATATTTTATTTGTTGAGTCAAAATCCTGACAAAGCCAAAATCTTACAAGAAGAAATAGATAAAGCAGACATCATTAATAATCCAATGGAAATTATGCATTTGTCTTATTTGAAAATGGTAATTCAAGAAGCCATGCGTATTTATCCACCAGCTTGGATTTTTGGTAGAAAAACAATAGAAGAAGATGAGTTGTCTGGTTTTGAAATAGGTAAAAAAGTAAATGTAGTAATGCCAATTATTTTAATTCACAGAAATAAAAACCATTGGAACAATCCGATGCAATTTATACCAGAACGATTTGAAGATGGCAAATCTAAAGAGCGACATAAATATACTTATATGCCATTTGGTGGTGGCCCCAGATTGTGTATTGGCAATAATTTTGCCTTACAAGAAATGCAAATTGTATTGGCATTATTTTTAAAATACTTTAGGTTTGATATAGATAAAACATTTCAACCAGAAATGGAACCAATGGTAACACTACGCATGAAAAATGCATTGTATGCCAAGGTATATAAAAGGTAA
- a CDS encoding Fic family protein: MAKYIYQYKDWYHFKWNDNDVQVILGKVRLLQGKILGQMQGLGFSIQEETMLSALTLDVLKSSEIEGEILNYKQVRSSIARRLGINYAGMIHADRHIEGVVEMMLDATQNYNQPLLEERIFAWHAALFPTGWSGMHKVKVGAYRDGEMQIVSGPMGKERTHYTAPPANIVKHEMNIFLNWINTENKIDGVLKAAIAHFWFIIIHPFDDGNGRIARAISDMLLARSEDTSQRFYSLSNQILIEKKTYYKVLQEVQYHKNDITAWLIWFLNCLYNSLLNTKTTLNKVLQKNMFWDKHKNTVLNNRQRLMLNKLLDGFKGKLKTSKWAKITNASTDTALRDIKDLIEKGILKQEEQGGRSTNYILIGN, from the coding sequence ATGGCTAAGTATATATATCAATACAAGGATTGGTATCATTTTAAATGGAATGATAATGATGTTCAAGTTATTTTGGGAAAAGTTAGACTGTTACAAGGTAAAATATTAGGACAAATGCAAGGTTTGGGTTTTTCAATACAAGAAGAAACAATGTTGTCTGCTTTAACACTAGATGTTTTAAAATCATCAGAAATTGAAGGCGAAATATTAAATTATAAGCAAGTGCGTTCTTCTATTGCAAGACGATTAGGCATAAACTATGCAGGAATGATTCATGCTGATAGACATATTGAAGGTGTTGTGGAAATGATGTTAGATGCAACACAGAATTATAATCAACCACTTCTTGAAGAAAGAATTTTTGCTTGGCATGCGGCTTTATTTCCAACTGGTTGGAGTGGAATGCATAAAGTAAAAGTAGGAGCTTATCGTGATGGCGAAATGCAAATTGTATCTGGACCAATGGGAAAGGAGAGAACACATTATACTGCACCACCAGCTAATATAGTTAAACATGAAATGAATATTTTTTTGAATTGGATTAATACAGAAAATAAAATTGATGGTGTATTGAAAGCCGCAATTGCACATTTTTGGTTCATTATTATACATCCATTTGATGATGGAAATGGTCGTATTGCTAGAGCCATATCAGATATGTTGTTGGCTCGTTCTGAAGATACTTCTCAACGATTTTATAGCTTATCTAATCAAATATTAATAGAAAAGAAAACATATTATAAAGTTTTGCAAGAAGTTCAGTATCATAAAAATGATATAACAGCATGGTTAATTTGGTTTCTAAATTGTTTGTATAATTCATTACTTAATACCAAAACAACTTTAAATAAGGTGTTACAAAAAAATATGTTTTGGGATAAGCATAAAAATACAGTTTTAAATAATAGACAAAGATTAATGTTAAATAAATTGCTAGATGGATTTAAAGGAAAATTAAAAACTTCAAAATGGGCAAAGATTACAAATGCATCAACAGATACTGCACTAAGAGATATTAAAGATTTAATAGAAAAAGGTATTTTAAAACAAGAAGAACAAGGAGGAAGAAGTACTAATTATATATTGATAGGTAATTAA
- a CDS encoding sulfotransferase yields MFDELLFPNYKNIVVKQPVFIISNPRSGTTYLHRLMCLDHEKFVYTLLYHTTFPSITIFKIIDFFGLIDRQIGRPMRKFFDWIDNTFFGDWDDIHATGFNRSEEDEGLHFISGISASVGLVTPYEAAFRELYIPDRMSEKERDNIKKFYYATIQKWMYALGSDKLFLCKSVMSTGRLQMLQELFPDIKIIYLVRNPLNVLPSFTSMFASTWSVLYPQIPKNSPEYREWGNLGIEYYKYFTEQKTHFKEENFITVLYDDLVKHPKDTVIKIYKQLQLELSDAFLARLDEVTSKTRKYKSKHDYSLEEYGYDEATIKQELAFLFNEYPTLDTTN; encoded by the coding sequence TTGTTCGACGAATTATTATTTCCGAACTATAAAAATATTGTAGTAAAACAACCAGTATTTATCATTTCCAATCCAAGAAGCGGAACAACTTACTTGCATCGTTTAATGTGTTTAGACCATGAAAAGTTTGTCTATACCTTATTGTATCACACTACATTTCCATCGATTACTATTTTTAAAATTATTGATTTTTTTGGATTGATTGATAGACAAATTGGTAGACCAATGCGTAAATTTTTCGATTGGATAGACAATACTTTTTTTGGAGATTGGGACGATATTCATGCAACAGGTTTTAATCGTTCGGAAGAAGATGAAGGTTTGCATTTTATCTCTGGAATTTCTGCTAGTGTTGGCTTAGTTACACCTTACGAAGCTGCATTTAGAGAGTTGTATATTCCTGATAGAATGTCTGAAAAAGAAAGAGACAACATTAAAAAATTTTATTACGCTACTATACAAAAATGGATGTATGCATTAGGTTCTGATAAACTATTTTTATGTAAATCGGTAATGAGTACAGGACGCTTACAAATGCTACAAGAACTTTTTCCAGATATTAAAATCATTTATTTGGTTAGAAATCCATTGAATGTATTGCCTTCATTTACTAGTATGTTTGCTTCTACTTGGAGTGTTTTATATCCGCAGATTCCTAAAAACTCGCCAGAATACAGAGAATGGGGAAATTTAGGAATAGAGTATTATAAATATTTTACCGAACAAAAAACACATTTTAAAGAAGAGAATTTTATTACTGTTTTGTATGACGACTTAGTTAAACATCCAAAAGATACCGTAATAAAAATTTACAAGCAGTTACAACTAGAATTGAGTGATGCTTTCTTAGCACGATTAGATGAAGTAACTAGCAAGACTAGAAAATATAAAAGCAAACACGATTACAGCTTAGAAGAATATGGCTATGACGAAGCCACTATAAAACAAGAGTTAGCATTTCTATTCAACGAATATCCAACATTAGATACTACAAATTAA
- a CDS encoding ABC transporter permease — translation MRTLRFLLIKEFKQIFRNKNLLPMMFLMPIIQLLILPLAADFDIKNINIAIVDHDRSDYAQSLIKKITASDYFKLVAYEINYANAFKLIEQDKADLILEIPTHFEQNLIKEGNQELFLAINSINGVKASIGGSYASAIIKDFNYALATTLYSVNNQNKLSNISVNIINWFNPYLNYQIFMVPGILVILVTMIGAYMCSLNIVKEKEIGTIEQINVTPIKKYIYILGKLIPFWIIGIFVFTLGFFIVGMLVYKITPIGNILLLYIFLAIYLVAMLGFGLLISTYTDTQQQAMSIAFFFMMIFILMSGLYTPINAMPNWAKVIAYSNPVTYFIEVMRMVVLKGSTLKNISTHIYIMIAFAIFFNSWAIINYRKTN, via the coding sequence ATGAGAACACTACGATTTTTACTAATTAAAGAATTTAAACAAATATTTAGAAATAAAAATTTGCTACCTATGATGTTTCTAATGCCAATCATTCAGTTATTAATATTGCCATTAGCTGCCGATTTTGATATTAAAAATATTAATATAGCAATAGTAGATCACGATCGTTCTGATTATGCACAAAGCTTAATAAAAAAAATTACAGCATCTGATTATTTTAAACTAGTTGCTTATGAAATTAATTACGCCAACGCTTTTAAACTAATAGAACAAGATAAAGCTGATTTAATCCTAGAAATTCCAACTCATTTTGAACAAAATTTAATTAAAGAAGGAAATCAAGAATTATTTTTAGCAATCAATTCAATTAATGGTGTTAAAGCAAGTATTGGCGGCTCTTATGCTAGTGCTATTATTAAAGATTTTAATTATGCTCTTGCTACTACTTTATATAGTGTAAACAATCAAAATAAATTATCTAACATATCTGTAAATATAATTAATTGGTTTAATCCTTATTTAAATTATCAAATATTTATGGTACCAGGAATACTCGTAATTTTAGTTACCATGATTGGTGCTTATATGTGCAGTTTAAATATTGTAAAAGAAAAAGAAATTGGCACAATAGAACAAATTAATGTAACACCAATTAAAAAGTATATTTATATATTAGGAAAACTAATACCTTTCTGGATAATTGGCATCTTTGTTTTTACACTTGGATTTTTTATAGTCGGAATGTTAGTTTACAAAATAACACCTATTGGAAATATTTTATTATTATATATCTTTTTAGCTATCTATTTAGTAGCAATGCTTGGCTTTGGTTTATTGATATCTACCTATACAGATACTCAACAACAAGCAATGTCTATTGCTTTTTTCTTTATGATGATTTTTATATTAATGAGTGGACTATATACTCCAATTAACGCTATGCCAAATTGGGCAAAAGTAATTGCATATTCTAATCCTGTAACTTATTTTATAGAAGTAATGCGCATGGTCGTATTAAAAGGAAGCACACTAAAAAACATTAGTACACATATTTATATTATGATAGCTTTTGCAATATTCTTTAATTCTTGGGCAATTATCAATTATAGAAAAACAAATTAA
- a CDS encoding GMC family oxidoreductase, which yields MSVQQLDYDFVIIGSGFGGSVSALRLSEKGYKVLVIEKGKWFNKPEDFPKTNWNLRKWMWMPKLGMQGLFKLSFFRHVAVLSGVGVGGGSLVYANTLPVPKSEFYNSGHWNGLNDWENDLKPYYTLAKKMLGAEKHPYVRRSDRVMQELAARIGRADAYEQTDVAVYFGKQDVTVPDPYFDGKGPDRTGCIQCGGCMLGCQYNAKNTLDKNYLYLAQQLGCKIIAESEVFDVIPMNEDGSTGYTIKYKESLNIFSSKKKSVTTKGVIFSGGVLGTMNLMLKLQQTSLPNLSNKLGSGIRTNSESLIGVTTFNKKTSFSEGIAIGSIINIDEHRHIEPVKYSEGSGFWRIFMAPMVQGKNILIRFFNMILDFIKHPINNLKVIFVDDWSKRTHILLYMESIDSTLSFKKNIFGGLKSNLDTGPAPTAFNPKAQELAKEVEQIIDGKAMVMSSETLLGIPTTAHILGGACMGKDSNSGVIDKNNLVFGYKNMLVCDGSMISANPGVNPSLSITAISEHAMAHFPNKTENENFNN from the coding sequence ATGAGTGTTCAACAGTTAGATTACGATTTTGTAATTATTGGAAGTGGTTTTGGTGGTTCTGTTTCTGCATTGCGACTTTCTGAAAAAGGATATAAAGTACTAGTAATTGAAAAAGGCAAATGGTTTAATAAACCAGAAGATTTTCCTAAAACTAATTGGAATCTTCGCAAATGGATGTGGATGCCAAAATTAGGAATGCAAGGTTTATTTAAATTAAGCTTTTTTAGACATGTTGCTGTGTTAAGTGGCGTTGGTGTTGGTGGTGGTTCTTTAGTTTATGCAAACACACTACCTGTTCCTAAATCAGAATTTTACAATAGTGGACATTGGAATGGCTTGAACGATTGGGAAAACGATTTAAAACCTTACTACACTTTAGCTAAAAAAATGTTGGGTGCAGAAAAACATCCTTATGTAAGACGAAGCGATAGAGTAATGCAAGAGTTAGCTGCTCGAATTGGCAGAGCTGATGCTTATGAACAAACTGATGTTGCTGTTTATTTTGGCAAGCAAGATGTTACTGTTCCAGATCCATATTTCGATGGAAAAGGTCCTGATAGAACTGGTTGTATTCAATGTGGTGGTTGTATGTTGGGTTGTCAGTACAATGCTAAAAACACACTCGATAAAAACTACTTGTACTTAGCACAACAATTGGGTTGCAAAATCATAGCAGAATCTGAAGTGTTTGATGTAATTCCTATGAATGAAGATGGAAGTACAGGTTATACTATAAAATATAAAGAATCATTAAATATTTTTTCATCTAAAAAGAAAAGTGTAACCACTAAAGGCGTTATTTTTTCTGGTGGCGTTTTAGGTACTATGAATTTAATGTTGAAACTACAGCAAACATCTTTACCTAATTTAAGCAACAAATTAGGCAGTGGTATTCGTACCAATTCAGAAAGTTTAATAGGTGTTACTACATTTAACAAGAAAACTAGTTTTTCTGAAGGTATTGCTATTGGTTCTATTATTAATATAGATGAACATCGACACATAGAACCAGTTAAATATTCTGAAGGTTCTGGTTTTTGGAGAATTTTTATGGCACCAATGGTTCAAGGAAAAAATATATTAATTCGTTTTTTTAATATGATTTTAGATTTCATCAAACATCCTATCAATAATTTAAAAGTTATTTTTGTAGATGATTGGAGCAAGCGAACACATATTTTATTGTATATGGAAAGCATCGATTCTACACTAAGTTTTAAGAAAAATATTTTTGGTGGATTAAAATCTAACTTAGACACTGGTCCAGCACCAACTGCTTTCAATCCAAAGGCACAAGAATTAGCCAAAGAAGTAGAGCAAATTATTGATGGAAAAGCAATGGTAATGAGTTCAGAAACTTTATTGGGTATTCCTACAACTGCACATATTCTAGGTGGTGCTTGTATGGGAAAAGATAGCAATAGTGGCGTAATTGATAAAAACAATTTAGTATTTGGCTATAAAAATATGTTGGTTTGCGATGGTAGTATGATTTCTGCAAATCCAGGTGTAAATCCAAGTTTAAGTATTACAGCAATTTCAGAACATGCTATGGCACATTTTCCAAACAAAACAGAGAATGAAAATTTCAATAATTAA
- the gldC gene encoding gliding motility protein GldC: protein MARQTEVNFKVNLDDNNLPEQISWTATDGPQGDGDKAKSMMVNLWDGEEKNTLSINLWTKDMQIDEMHTHFFQILLNLSNTYHQATQNPYVQESMKQFCMDLADKTRAWEESDRKNI from the coding sequence ATGGCAAGGCAAACAGAAGTGAACTTTAAAGTAAACTTAGACGATAATAATTTACCAGAACAAATTTCTTGGACAGCAACTGATGGTCCACAAGGCGATGGCGACAAAGCGAAATCGATGATGGTGAATCTTTGGGATGGTGAAGAAAAAAATACATTGTCTATTAATTTATGGACAAAAGATATGCAAATCGACGAAATGCATACGCACTTTTTTCAAATATTACTTAATCTTTCAAATACTTATCATCAAGCAACACAAAATCCTTATGTACAAGAAAGTATGAAACAATTTTGTATGGATTTAGCTGATAAAACAAGAGCTTGGGAAGAAAGTGATAGAAAAAATATATAA
- a CDS encoding ABC-F family ATP-binding cassette domain-containing protein, whose product MLQINNVSLHFGSRTLFENINFTIQPRDRIGLVGRNGAGKSTLLKLINGEISTDGGNISKPQNFTIGFLTQEIRQQQSPTVWEEAQIAFKTINAIQQKVDDIQKELEQRTDYSSDEYLDLSQQYVDLLDHLSHIDADDKDRQTELVLKGLGYKRSDFDKAPSTFSGGWAMRLELAKILLLQPDLILLDEPTNHLDIDSILWLESFLQNYQGAIMMVSHDKSFLDNITNKTIEIELGKMYEYKANYSKYLEMRIERRAQQIATYNNQQDQIKQIERNIERFRAKASKASFAQSLIKKLDKMDLVEIDEVDTKSMRFDFPIGHQGGKVVVKTEKLAKSYGEKQVLSDVNFEIERGQKVAFIGKNGMGKTTMARIIVGEIEKSGGNLDLGYNIEIGFFAQHHAEALPRNLTVFDSVDQLAEGDIRLQVRNILGAFMFSGEDVDKKISVLSGGERARVCLAQLLLQPSNTLILDEPTNHLDIRSKDVLKESIKRYPGTVIIVSHDRDFLIGLTDKVFEFTDGTVKEYFGDIENFFEEKKIADFRAFETEEIDIKKTDTIVTTNKPIDKQEKQIKNSINKIEQAIEQAETNIQSLEAKIASNYDEATVNELMQAKEKLASLMKEWEDLVG is encoded by the coding sequence ATGCTACAAATTAATAATGTATCGCTGCACTTTGGTAGTAGAACGCTGTTCGAAAATATCAATTTTACCATTCAACCAAGAGATAGAATTGGTTTAGTTGGACGAAATGGTGCAGGAAAATCTACGCTACTTAAATTAATTAATGGCGAAATTTCTACTGATGGTGGAAATATTAGCAAACCTCAAAATTTTACTATCGGCTTTCTAACACAAGAAATTCGTCAACAGCAATCGCCAACAGTTTGGGAAGAAGCTCAAATTGCTTTTAAAACAATCAATGCTATTCAACAAAAAGTAGATGATATTCAAAAAGAATTAGAGCAAAGAACCGATTATAGTTCTGATGAATACTTAGATTTATCGCAACAATATGTTGATTTATTAGATCATTTATCTCATATAGACGCTGATGACAAGGACAGACAAACAGAATTAGTATTGAAAGGTTTGGGTTATAAGCGAAGCGATTTCGATAAAGCTCCAAGTACTTTTAGTGGTGGTTGGGCAATGCGTTTGGAGTTAGCTAAAATCTTATTGTTGCAACCAGATTTAATTTTATTAGATGAGCCAACCAATCACTTAGATATCGATTCTATTTTGTGGTTAGAAAGTTTTCTACAAAACTATCAAGGTGCAATCATGATGGTGTCGCACGACAAATCTTTCTTAGACAACATCACCAATAAAACCATAGAAATTGAGTTGGGAAAAATGTATGAGTACAAAGCCAATTACTCTAAGTATTTGGAAATGCGTATAGAAAGAAGAGCTCAACAAATTGCAACTTATAACAATCAGCAAGACCAAATTAAGCAGATTGAACGCAATATTGAACGATTTAGAGCTAAAGCAAGTAAAGCATCTTTTGCACAAAGTTTAATTAAAAAATTAGACAAAATGGATTTGGTAGAAATTGATGAAGTAGATACTAAATCAATGCGTTTTGATTTTCCTATTGGACACCAAGGTGGAAAAGTAGTAGTAAAAACTGAAAAATTAGCTAAAAGCTATGGTGAGAAACAAGTGTTGAGTGATGTGAATTTTGAAATAGAACGCGGACAAAAAGTAGCTTTCATAGGAAAGAATGGAATGGGAAAAACCACTATGGCAAGAATTATTGTTGGCGAAATTGAAAAAAGTGGTGGCAATTTAGATTTAGGTTATAATATAGAAATTGGCTTTTTTGCACAGCATCATGCAGAAGCATTACCTAGAAATCTAACTGTTTTTGATTCGGTTGATCAATTAGCAGAAGGCGATATTCGTTTACAAGTACGAAATATTTTAGGTGCTTTTATGTTTAGTGGCGAAGATGTAGATAAAAAAATTAGTGTGTTGAGTGGTGGAGAAAGAGCCAGAGTTTGTTTAGCTCAACTATTGTTGCAACCAAGTAATACTTTAATTCTCGATGAGCCAACCAATCACTTAGATATTCGTTCTAAAGATGTTTTGAAAGAAAGTATTAAAAGATATCCAGGCACTGTAATTATTGTTTCGCACGACAGAGATTTTTTAATTGGTCTAACAGACAAAGTTTTTGAGTTTACCGATGGTACAGTGAAAGAATATTTTGGCGATATAGAAAACTTCTTTGAAGAGAAGAAAATTGCAGATTTTAGAGCTTTTGAAACAGAAGAAATAGATATTAAAAAAACAGATACTATTGTTACTACTAATAAACCAATAGACAAGCAAGAAAAACAAATCAAAAATAGTATCAACAAGATAGAACAAGCAATAGAACAAGCAGAAACCAATATTCAATCATTAGAAGCAAAAATTGCTAGCAACTACGACGAAGCTACGGTAAACGAACTTATGCAAGCCAAAGAGAAACTAGCATCACTCATGAAAGAATGGGAAGATTTGGTGGGATAG